The DNA region agtttttttaatgcagaaaggagatatcccaagggtggtaccatgataaggaaaccaggatctgatgatggcatgccagagaaatcgaggggaatcttcgaaaatcgtagtggcgaatagtgcgtttgttaatttatttcgtctacttacttgtcgatgtaattgaagtaggttttttttttttcatttgctagcaaatacaattatcaattaatttttattttaatatttgcattgaaaaatacttattattacttatttacacatgagttcatgccatttttgtagcgaacttgtggaggcctatatccaacagtggactgcaataggctgaagtgatgatgatgatgatgacttacTATACTTttgaaaatacttatttttttatatgctcTTTGGATACTTACTGAACTTTTTACCTTTCTATTTCAATACAAATCTTTTACATAGAATCAGGTagggttaaaaattaatttttaaaaattaatttatagaaatGTAACTAATTATATCGCCCCAAAAATTTTctttcatctatcgcatgtcgcaagtGTTTCGcggcatttatttgttttgatttgtgtattaatgtaaatgtttttattcaccaTTCACAAAAATTCCACTTGCATCGTGGTTTCATAATAGTAAACAGTTATCATCTGAACTTAAATACCTCATAAGTAAATAGCTCAttgtttttaacaataattctattttttattgtacttttATGTCGACAAAAAAGTGTATGGCTCATCTGATGAGAAGCAATTATCGTAACTCATTGTCGACCTCACCGTCCATCCCCCTCCCTcctcaggagttctggtcaccttactcaccccaggaacacaacactgcttgagagcaataAAATTCAGTAGTGCAGAATATTTTGTAGTGTGTCCTACTTGTTTTTATTACCTAGATaaaggttaggttaggctaACAGCTTACCATTATGTTGACTATACACTTGTTTACCGTCCtggtcaattaaaaaaatgccTTTAAATTCATATTGTGGTAAAGGTAAATAGCATTGtcaaaatatagacatgtaatccttcattttattaataaagaattattaggaatatttaaattttgtgtgtgTTGTATGTAATTTCCTCAATATATCAAGAATGTAATATAACTCATTTgtgtttacaatttatttattgttatatacaaTTAAACTACATgctaaaactataatattatggAGTACACCTAAAATATATCCGAGCCTGTTCGTTTAGCTCTTTGTATGGCTTCTTCTGGTTGCAATTTTTCTTCCTCAGATGGTTCTAGGGGTAACCCTTCTTCAGATaacttattttctttaaagTCCGTTACAATTTTTTTGCTATACACAGCATCAAATAGTTGTTGCGCGGTAAACTCGCTTTGGATAACATCTTCTGCTTTGTATGAGACATAGGGTTTCAGTTCGCAGTCCTTCAAATCAGGAACAATAAGCTCGGGTATCATTTCTGGTACAGAGACGAAGCGCCCGTTTAACACATATCCTACATCACGGACGCCCCGTTTGTCGATCTCCAGTTCAGGATTTGGACCAGCTTGGTTCTGTTTATGCAATCTGCTGCCTCTTTTATTAGGTATTACAAATTTTCGGAAATTGCGTTTTCCTTCACGGGGTGTGGTAagtgaaatatttctttttattattaagttaatgAATGCAGTAGATTTAgacatatttacttatttattatacaaaaaagtttaaagacGTACAGGTTATGTTTATGTCACATTGACAATTTGACAGGAGTCAGTGACTAATGGTAATAGTCTATTTATtacctttttaatttatctactCTATggtcgtcatcatcatcatcatcaccaccatCACTTCAGCGTTCACCCTatcgctatcggtcggctttttaagttccgtaGCAGTATTTTAGCTTATAAGATAACGTAAGTGTTACTCAGAAATTTCTGTTTTGAAATATTGGTCAAAAATGGTGGTGTGGATAATTAATTTCACTTGATTTCCTTATTAATTTGTGTGAAGGATTcttcgccatcggtcggcttttttaacaCACAGTTAATAActacgtatttatattttactgtactTTCCGAAACTATCGGACAAttctgaataatttaaaatatgtaatcgaGCCCAATACCGTAAAGTATGACAACTTTGTATAATCATCGACACTGGTAGACATAAAGGAAATTTAGGTTTCTTTGATAGCATGGGTTAAGATACAGTTTAACTATATTGCCATACAATGATCGGTGCAACTTGTGTGCCATTCGTTTCTTATTTTTGATCCAGGGGTGCTGATTGCTGAACCTTTGACACTTTAGAACCTCGATTACAAATCCattattttattgactttaCTTATGACGAATTGACTACTACCAATACTTGTAGCATTtgtagatttatattatattaaatagttttattgcacttaataacagaatatacagaaaattacatatatagttgatggcaaaggtggacttatccctagaagagatctcttccagtcaaccaatggtcatgagagagagtgtcatatagcgggggacacagtgcaagaaataacaatattgagaaaatagttgaataactgtaatgtattacaaacttataactataaatacatacacacatacatatcatacatacatatacatatatatacatacacacacacatacatacatatacacataaatacatacaaatacataacataatagataggtaattatatacttacatattctctaagtagatgattgtaaattgacttgagaaataaagtgctcctttaatttacgtttgaaggaaacaagggaaggactttATTGGATACtttctgggagtttgttccacagtATAGAGGCGCGTACAGCAAATGAATTAAGTTTGAATTTGGTATTGCACTTTGGTACATCCAGCTTTGTTGTAATGCCAGGGTGCCTGGAACGATTAGGAGAGGGTAGGAAGTGAAAACGGGATCGAAGATAAGAAGGAGAGTTTGGATCACGTAGGATATTAAAGAGAGTAGATAGGATATGCATATCACGACGAAagcgaatagggagccatttgATTTGAGCACGGAAGTGAGAGATACGATCAAACTTTCGCAAGCCAAAAATGAAGCGTACTGCGAGATTCTGAAGTCGCTCCAATTTTCTAAGCAGCTCCCCtgtcacatccagatagcatacatcggCATAGTCAAGGATAGGTTGTAGAAGGGATTGCGCGAGCATATATTTGGTTTTGAAAGGAAGAAAATActggagacgcttgagagagtggATCGAGTAATGTATTCTTTTGCTGATTTCGTTAATATGAGCTTTCCAAGACAGGTTGCAGTCCATAATATGGCCCAAATTTCTAACCTTATCAGAGTAAGGGATTTGGACCCCAGAGTAACAGATTTTAGGTACAAATTCCCAGTCAAGTCTGCCTCTCAACCGACTGCTACCAATAATGATGGCTTGTGATTTTGCAGGATTTACTAGCAGACCAAAAGACTCAGCCCAGACCTGAACAGCAGCAAGATCAGTATTTAAAATTCCAACAGCCTCAGTCAAGCTGAAGTGTCGGTATATTTGtagatcgtctgcatacagatggaagggagaagtgataacacgggaaacattattaataaagacagaAAAAAGTAAAGccaataatatagtaataatacgccaccttgtggaacgccAGCAGTGAGGTCCATCCGAATACGACGAGCTATCATCGAGAGTCACACGCTGCTGGCGTCCAGAAAGATAAGAGTGAAACCAATCAATAGCTGTGGGTGAAATATTAACAGCTCGCAAGGTACCAAGAAGAATGTCGTAGTCAACAGAGTTAAAGACACTGCTGAAGTCCAGCAGAATCATGGCAGTGAGCTTGGTTTGATCCATTGCACACCGCACATCCTCCGAAACATTCAGCAGCGCTCCCACAGTGCTGTGGGATGGACGGAAACTGGATTGAAAAGGACATATGAGGTTGTGAGGGGAAAGATGGCTGTAAATTTGATTATGCACGACGGATTCTAGGACTTTGGAGAGTAGAGGAAGAATAGAAATAGGACGAAATTGAGAAGGATTAGTAGGATTGGCGGTTTTAGGAAGGGCTATGACTAGGGCTTTCTTCCATAGTGATGGAAAGACGTTGCATGTAAGTGAAAAGTTAATAATGTGTGTCATTACAGGTGCAATGTCCTCCAACACAGGAAGAATCATGTCGAAGCTGAGGCTATCGCTACTAATAGCCTTTGTTGATATGAAACGGACATGCTTCTTGATAGTTTCTTGCGAGACTGTTTGAAAAGAAAAGAGAGGTAGGTTTGGTGGCACAAGAgtagataaaaatgaaagagtagaaaattttgtattagaATCCACAATTATAGGAGAggtagtaaagtaagtatttaaaGAGTTGAGATCAACGGAACTTTTACAAGTTACCTTGGATTTGCCCACACCTAATGACCTCAAGAATCTCCAAGCTTGCGCTTGGCAGAGATCCTGAATTGAAGAGTGGATGTAACGGCGTTTAGCATCCCTGCACAATCTGATGCAGATGTTACGAAGCATTTGTACACATTCAAGTTTTCTTCCgttggattttttttgtttttcgttttcgCTCTATCGCGTTTTTGATAACAGGTGTTAACCAGGGAGCAGGAAGATGTTTAATGCGTACAGGTTTTACTGGTGCATGTGTGTCGTAAATTCTAATTAGTTCAGCAGTAAATGAGGTGACCATATCGTTGATATTGCTTGCCGCGAGTGTAGTGGACCAATCAGTGTTTTTAATGTCCTCTCTCAAGCGTTCTAAATCCATATGCTTAAAATTTCGCTGAAAAAGAACTTTACCTCTAACCTTGGGTCGTACTTTATATGCAAGAAAAATAAGGTCGTGGTGAGAAAAGGGGGCTGTTATCTGCCCATGAGAGATAGCAAGGTTAGGGTTAGAGATAAAGATGAGGTCGATGAGTGAAGGTCTGCAGTTGGGAAAGTAATGTGTAGGTGCGGTAAAATTAAGAGTCTGCAGGTTCAATGATGACAAGATGGAATTCAAGGTGTTAGTTCTCATATCATTATTTAGTAGGCATGTATTGAGATCACCCATGCAAATCACATGATCGTATATGGGTACTAGTCTCTCTAGAATATCTTCGAGTGTgtcaaagtaattaattttgtcaCTAGGACAGTACAGAACgccaagcaatatttttttgtgatggGCTATCAATTCTAGGAACAGATATTCCAGAGAGCCAGTTAGCTGAGGGCTAGATGCGCAAACAACAGTGGCGCAAATATGGCTGCGCAGGTAAATGCCCACACCACCACCACCCCGATCAGCGAGAGATTTATTCAtaggatatataattatagatatttaatgagtacaaaatacttacattttttatgcatgtatgtatgtttttgttGTAGATCTTTTCAGTAGGTACCTACAACTTTGCCATTGAACTTTTTCCATAGGACTAgtagtttagccggaaatcgacacaacagttttttttacccttaaacctcctaccacttcccgacctcagatcacccgtaatttatttttcctatcATTGTCATTGTATTCTCTTCCTTTTCCAATGGATTTCATACATATtcctactatattttttttcactttttaccattttcaaaagCTAAAAGCACTTGTCTAATCATAATAAGGTGGCATGTAAAGCTTCTCTTAAGGGGCTACTCTagtacctcagctcgaattcagatttcacccgtactaaatacacatgagaattgagagcgcttggtcgttcatcgcgcgaattatatgtattttctccccacaaacattatcaatagttattttttaaaaaacgcaacacataaaatgttcttcatacttatttcaattaccatccttaatctcaagtccataacttctatatttactgagatattaaggttttaatacaaaaatagaggtaacttttcgatttttttttatcgagaaaattttatggaatcgtgttttcgaaacatatgaaagatagtttatgtccggaactttaccatacataaatttcaaacttaaatattcagtagtttgagaggatatggacatcctgccgagtggaaaataagcaatttgaggtagcatacactcttaatcTTGTGGCCTCTAAATTGTACTttgtgaaaatttaataaagaattttagAAAGGGGGTTTTTAATCATACAAAAACAATCGATAAACAAAATCGTTAgtcaaattgtataatttaaaacatttcaacAGTAACACattgttacttttataaattataaaattcaaaatgaaaattcaTAAGTGAAACATATGTGAGTAAGCTCAGAAACCTTAACggtttataagaaaaaattacaatcacAAAATCGACAATATTTTGGTTTAAaatacctttttattttttaaataaatggtttgataacatatgtatgtaaatgttttgaTAACATGTGTATATTTAACCATATAAAGCTTATAGTTAAACCCATGTGACCAAGTTGattatataatcatttattCCAACAACATATACAACAAGTACAATATGTACCATCATGTCGTTCAGAAAGAACTTACAATATCCATACCACCTTTTAAATGTATTGAACaaaattattctaatattaattttaggtacatttaaaaaaattaaatttttgtgcatttattttaatttattgtttaatttatattggcACTATTACGTTTCATGTAGCACCTTAACCTAGAACGTATtaggtaaatttattatttgaacttattatttatataagaaaaatatattcaagGTGAGCTCTGTAGGTAACGTTGTAGATTTGTTTTGTGCgcttaaacaataaaaaaattatagtttcacATGAATCAATAATCCGTTAATTAATCAAATCTACAGTTATACATGAAATACATACCCAAGAAAGACAtaacaaaatgaaatttttattgtcCAAGGGAATGTGTAATAAAAGCCatactattttcatatttatacaataaacttTACTATCACAAATTGCACGAAAATGtgcataataaaaacattttacaatcattttattttaaagtaagtaaaattaattttaaaaaatcgagATAATTTGAAAGCGAGTTATTTATAATCGTTTAAAACACCTACCATATCCAAAAAcgacagtaaataaataaccacGGTTAAATGATTGGACCCAATGTGTTACCATTTTATGAAAGATTTAATAAGCCAGAGAATACAGTAATAAACAGAACTAGGTATTTCATTTAAGACCAAGCAACTTCTAAAGTTTCTTCTAAAGAAGTAAAACGATACACAactatgataataaataaacatgtttaattattaacttaataataaaattttaattactcgcagttgagaaataaaatgcaaatcaaaataagaatattacacCGAAACTTGTGAATAGAAGAATCTTATTGCGAATTAGAATTTACcgtaacttatttttaattagaaaatatagaatgataaatatttgtcaaaaaagTTTACATAAGAATTAGGccgcatttattttatttataatctgtcACGTGTCAGATGATCGGTCGTCATGGTGGTTTGTATCGATCTCTTCGAGGGTGTCGCTTGAAGAGTGCGTCATGTCACTCAGTTCATCCATTTGCTTTTGCTTCTTGCGGACGTTCCAGTGCAAACACTCAGCGAGCGAGTCGAACCAATCCGATATTTGGTCCAGAGCGCATATCGATGGCACCGGGTACACAGATGTCGTTACGTACAgactaaataaacaaaattaaacgtTTCTTTTTATCGGTGTTTACAAAATAAGCATAAGTAATTTAGATTAATAACCAATTGATGTTAGTAGCAATTCTCAAAACGTTATTGgtaatagtatataaatattaaaagtagaAGCATGTTATACACaatatagtttaataaaaaaaaagaaaatgcatGCAATTATAAAGCaaagcaaacgaagaaaaaaacaacaaatatcaAAAAAGCACAAAATGTATTAGCCCTATAAAAATTTCAGACCTAACCGATGGATACAAAACCTCTTAGTAAATCATaacatctatttatttttttatcagcaCAAAATAGCCTATCTCTCagaatttaaatgaataattcaAAGCCTTCCCTTTCCAAACATGGCTTACCACAACTATGACAATAAACGAAACTCAATTGAGCGTGATTACAAAGTACCCTCCATATAGGCCATTCTTTACCTATCGCCTGGCCTGAGCAACATCTGAGATCGTCCGTCGAACGATGCGCTGGCCATGTTACGAGCTTCTAAACTTAGCTTTATCTGAAACAAGCtcgtagttttaaattaaaaatatactttttacatTACTCTTACAAGTAGCTATCTTGATAACACTGTtcagtattactatttttttaattgccaTAAACATGCTTTTGCTTTTATTTTGCATTTGTTTAGGTCGACCATAGACTAAATATCTCAAACTATACACGTTAAAGGACCTACATTA from Melitaea cinxia chromosome 15, ilMelCinx1.1, whole genome shotgun sequence includes:
- the LOC123660729 gene encoding 39S ribosomal protein L41, mitochondrial; translation: MSKSTAFINLIIKRNISLTTPREGKRNFRKFVIPNKRGSRLHKQNQAGPNPELEIDKRGVRDVGYVLNGRFVSVPEMIPELIVPDLKDCELKPYVSYKAEDVIQSEFTAQQLFDAVYSKKIVTDFKENKLSEEGLPLEPSEEEKLQPEEAIQRAKRTGSDIF